The genomic segment TGCCACGCTCACTCGATTTTAATGAAAAGTTGCCGCGCATGGATAACGGTAAGCTGTACAAGCGTCATTTAGTGGAACACTATCGCGGTGCGGCGCGCAGCGATGACAAGCCCTAGCGGCCACCTGCCTCAGGCGCTGATTGCCATTAAAATATTACGACACTCCTGCTCACTGATGAAGCGCGGCGATGCGTAATTGCCTCCCTCTGAAATTGCGGCCTGAACCAATCCGTCGATGTCGCCGGCCTGGATAACGTCGGTCGTCCGGGGGATGCTGATTTCTTCGTTCAGTGCCCATACCCTGTCCACCAGTGTCTGCGCCAGTGTCGCTGATGAGTCGCCGGGTGAGCCCATGCCACAGTGCCGCGCAATGTCCGCGAACTTCTCCTGTGCCTGTGGTTGGATCAATTCCATAACGTGGGGCAAGACCATTGCGTTACCCAGGCCATGCGGCACGCCGTATTTCGCGCCAAGGTTATGCGAAATGGCGTGTACGTAGCCCACTAAAGCATGGGAAATTGCCAGACCGCCGTAATAGGACGCCAACGCCATAGCCTCTCGCGCCTCGAGATTTTCACCGTTATGGCAGGCTTCGGCAAGGTTATCGAATACCAGCCGACAGGACGCGAGTCCATAATAATCCGTGTCATCGTTCCCCCAGCGCGCCACGTAGGATTCGATGGCGTGGGTGAGGGCGTCCATGCCAGTGGCCGCAGTAATGTGAGGCGGTAAGCCGCACATCAGCTCGGGGTCCAGGGCGGCGGCCCGAGGAATTAGGCTTGGATCGATCACGCCATCTTTGGCATGAGTTTCATTATTGGATATTACGGCAATGAAGGTGCCCTCTGACCCGGTGCCAGCGGTCGTCGGGATAGCAAACAGTGGAGCGGCGGGGAGCTTGCATTTTTTTGCACCGATACAATCTGCTGCTACGCACCCGTTGGCTACGGCCAGTGCAATGACCTTTGCCGCGTCGATGGAGGAGCCCCCTCCGAAAGCCAGTACCGCGTCGCAACCACTTTGCCGGTATTGAGCGATACCCTCGTCTACAATCTTTTGCGTCGGGTCGGGGACAACCCCGTCGTAGACGGTTGTGCTAACGCCGGCCGACGCCAACGCGGCGAGGGTCG from the Candidatus Marimicrobium litorale genome contains:
- a CDS encoding iron-containing alcohol dehydrogenase — protein: MTALHRKMIFRTRQALMGTFMAKPQPKAMIFLGPGSSTQLAQAIGRFGLRNTLVVTDKPLRELGVLDTTLAALASAGVSTTVYDGVVPDPTQKIVDEGIAQYRQSGCDAVLAFGGGSSIDAAKVIALAVANGCVAADCIGAKKCKLPAAPLFAIPTTAGTGSEGTFIAVISNNETHAKDGVIDPSLIPRAAALDPELMCGLPPHITAATGMDALTHAIESYVARWGNDDTDYYGLASCRLVFDNLAEACHNGENLEAREAMALASYYGGLAISHALVGYVHAISHNLGAKYGVPHGLGNAMVLPHVMELIQPQAQEKFADIARHCGMGSPGDSSATLAQTLVDRVWALNEEISIPRTTDVIQAGDIDGLVQAAISEGGNYASPRFISEQECRNILMAISA